GTAGCGATAATTTTACTTTTTTTTGAGATAGAATCTAAAAAATGGAGATTTTTACACTGATCGATATTTAATATTATTACGTCGCTACTTTTTTCACTTATTTTATCGATTTCATTTAAATCTTTTTTGATTATTGAAGCTTTTGGAGAGATATATCTGGCTAATGTCTCTTTACCTGAGCCTTTAGGCCCTTCTATCAAGACATTGATATTTAAACTTTTTAATATATTTGCAGATTTGAGAGCCTCTTTTGAGGCCCTCGAATAAGCTATAAAATTAGCAACAGCCACCTGTACCACATCCGCAAGACTCATTAGGATCAATAACCTGTCCAGTCATCGCCTCTTCCGGAGTCGCTTCTCTTATACCGATAATTTTTACTGTAAAAAGAAGATCTTTTCCGGCTAATGGATGGTTAAAATCTATCACAACCTCTTTATCATTGAAAGATTTTACTGTAACTTGAACTGTTTCACCATTTTCGCCCTGACCATAAAGAGTCATTCCTTCTTGCAAATCTATCCCTGCAAACTGCTCTATTGGAAGAGTTTGTACCGCATTTTCATCTTTTTGTCCATAAGCCTCTTCCGCTTTAACTAATACATCAGCCTCTTCATTTTCGTTCATCTCTTTGATCTTACTCTCAAGACCTGGAATGATTTGTCCCTTTCCAGTAATGAACTGTAAAGGTTTTTGCCCTCTGTTTGAGTCTATTATCTCGTTCGTAGTCGCATCTCTTACTTCATATTCCATAGATACAACTTTGTTATCTGCAATTGCCATTCGTAACCTTTCTTTTCTTTAGTTTAGACTTTTGATTTTATCAAAAATTTCTTGCAATAAAATTAATTTAATATTTTAGACTTTTATTGCAATTTTTTTAAATTATTTTTCGCTATTTTTGCAGCTTTAGTTTTAGGAAACTTTTTAATCAAATTTTCATAAAAGATTTTAGCTTGCTTTTTTTCTCCCAACTTTTCTAAAGATACTGCTGTATGTAGCATCAAAGTAGGCATAAACGAAGATTTTGAATAAAGCGAAGCACTTTTTTTATAATACTTCACAGCGCAATCATACCTCTTTTGATAAAAACAAATCTCGCCGATATAGTAAGAAGAGGTAGCAGGTTTATAATGTTTTTTGATAGAAACCTCAAAATACTCTTTAGCTAAGTCATACTTTTTTTCCCTAAAAAGCCTCTTTGCTTCTTTAAATACGTAGGCTCCACTTTTGGACATCAAAGAGTTTTTTTGTTGCAATTTTTTTATAGAGGTTATTTTTTTATCTATATATGAGTATATACCATCCATCTCTTTTTTAAACTCTTCTTTGCTAATATATGAGTTATTGATGTTGTCTATTAAAGAGGTTAACTCTTTTAAGACACTCTTTATCTGCTCATAATTCTCTTTTTGCAAAGTCACTGTTTTGTTTAAATCCTCACTTAAACTCTTTATCTCGTTTTGAAGTTCATCTTTATCGGACTCTTTATCTTTAAGAAACTTTTCAAACTTCAATCTTAAATTGTTTAGATTCGTATCGACGCCTTCAACTATACTTCTTAATCCTTCAACTTTCTCTTCTAATTCTTGTATCTTTGAAGAATTTACAATGCTCTCTTTTTTAAGTCTCTCTATCTCTTTTTTGTTTTGAAGTATATATTTTTCAGTAGTAGTTAGACCATAGGGAGTTGGGCTATCTAAATTTCCAGCTTCAAAAGCGGATGGTTCATTCGCAAACAGAGAGAGGGAAAAAAGAAGAGATATAATGATATTTTTTTTCATTTTCTTCCCTCATTCACAATTAAGGCAAAAGCGTAAATTCAACTCTTCTGTTTTTTTGCCAGCAAGCTCTGTTATGTTCCGTACATACAGGATTGCTTTCTCCGTAACTAATCAATGTCATTCTATCTTTCTCAATACCTCTAGCAGCAAGCGCATCTCTTACGGTTTTTGCTCTTTTAAGACCTAAAGCATAATTGTATTCGTCGGTTCCCCACTCGTCACAGTTTCCTTCAATTCTTATTTTAAACTCTTTGGCATCCTCACGACTAAAAAGCTTTGCATCAAAATCAACGTTTTCAACCTGATCAGCTCTTATATTGTATTTATCAAAATCAAAATAGATCTTTTTAGCTTCAGACTCTACAGCTTTCATCTTTTGTATTTTTATCTCTTGTTCACTCAAAGTCTCTAACGTTCCGCTCTCTGGAGACACTTCTGAAATACCTTCTCCTTCAGTCACAGTAGTTGCCTGCTCTTCTTGAACCTGCTGAGTCTGCTCTGTTGGCGTTTCTATCTCTACACTTTTTTTTGCACAACCTCCAAAAATCAAAGCAGCCGCAAATAAACCGATCATTAAACTATTTCTCATTATTTCTCCTTCTCAAAAAACTTTTTTTTATTTTACCACTATTTTTCTTAAGTACACCTCTACCTCATCCTTACCAATCTATAGATTGGATTTTACCCACTTTTAAAGGATATAGATAACTTTTATTATAGTTTAG
This Nitrosophilus labii DNA region includes the following protein-coding sequences:
- a CDS encoding tetratricopeptide repeat protein, whose amino-acid sequence is MKKNIIISLLFSLSLFANEPSAFEAGNLDSPTPYGLTTTEKYILQNKKEIERLKKESIVNSSKIQELEEKVEGLRSIVEGVDTNLNNLRLKFEKFLKDKESDKDELQNEIKSLSEDLNKTVTLQKENYEQIKSVLKELTSLIDNINNSYISKEEFKKEMDGIYSYIDKKITSIKKLQQKNSLMSKSGAYVFKEAKRLFREKKYDLAKEYFEVSIKKHYKPATSSYYIGEICFYQKRYDCAVKYYKKSASLYSKSSFMPTLMLHTAVSLEKLGEKKQAKIFYENLIKKFPKTKAAKIAKNNLKKLQ
- a CDS encoding FKBP-type peptidyl-prolyl cis-trans isomerase, with translation MAIADNKVVSMEYEVRDATTNEIIDSNRGQKPLQFITGKGQIIPGLESKIKEMNENEEADVLVKAEEAYGQKDENAVQTLPIEQFAGIDLQEGMTLYGQGENGETVQVTVKSFNDKEVVIDFNHPLAGKDLLFTVKIIGIREATPEEAMTGQVIDPNESCGCGTGGCC
- a CDS encoding OmpA family protein, producing MRNSLMIGLFAAALIFGGCAKKSVEIETPTEQTQQVQEEQATTVTEGEGISEVSPESGTLETLSEQEIKIQKMKAVESEAKKIYFDFDKYNIRADQVENVDFDAKLFSREDAKEFKIRIEGNCDEWGTDEYNYALGLKRAKTVRDALAARGIEKDRMTLISYGESNPVCTEHNRACWQKNRRVEFTLLP